In Drosophila pseudoobscura strain MV-25-SWS-2005 chromosome 4, UCI_Dpse_MV25, whole genome shotgun sequence, the following proteins share a genomic window:
- the tai gene encoding homeotic protein female sterile isoform X3 codes for MSIAAAENAGLSPSDLPDHWASGTANPTTSASSSSSSSSSSLHHSGGSTGASGKYNSSNISVCNLPRSSPAAATAAVTLSAAAGGSSLLSGLHHGLAPGTHPLQRATAASGGGGAGAGGVAGASTAASLSLQQQQHQQQLQQQQQQQQQALLYQQQHQQQQQQHHLNSHHSLHKAAAAAAATANIAAALQRSAIMNAVASPISASSAANAATSGRKIRRKTDSKVNLPQSQINKCNNEKRRREAENGYIEQLSEILTLNKRGDMTSTKPDKAAILNQVVRTYREICDKGQNRDISSTSTNNNNSTATTNNNTNNNNNNSNSNNNNNNSKPQTTSTPRCSRCATDNCSIHPVQQGEVSSTEPPLPLPLPEPSLLLGQVPEISAYFEALEHYISGVGWVLLQVNANGIIESCTQNIRELIGYEKQELYHQPLYMYLYAGDHAKLEPIINNMYSSGGGGGVGAGGSGSASGGGGGGWGDLDELNNGNVSQQSAGSNSSSGNAQSGKSKRSISTKVRMLVKDPRTATQTSSNCEAGMEQKPLRQSGQQDKYEEVVLIAAPVKDDADASSSVLCLITRPEDESPLEINMQQHVQQQPIEQMTFKLDIHGKILSLDPTALREPFKQHMQTWVGRLWQDLCHPHDLSMLKSHLRDIQDSASPHSPASGGPGSGSVHISNVVSRPFRLRLGAPDVYVHVKANSRLFLNQTPGEGDFIMSVQTLLNSENDMNSNNTGAGTGSGPGPVSGASSGTGPGASGGGGMGGMSQLCAMSPGPSLANSLLNNLSMDGLHSSSTSSSAASAMLPTYLLGGLVGGGQHNNGNGNSTQTTNVGGPLMSSAIHNGTGMQQQQQQQRSSSAASSSAANLVNTFTASPAPGEHSFYGSDTFEFDIAHSSFDIDPSGGVGGWTDSRPNSRASVATPVSTPRPPSGHGFSPAVCASPATPYQLSSHSAASLPSPQSNASAGGGNYGFNFPSFEPGDTKPEKDPQQQQQGNNSSSGGPSSNSNPMLGGLPNGVGGLLLSQQQQQQQQAQQQQQQQQQTAPQQQQESSERLRHLLTKTSSLGGLGDEEKYFKQESSEDEKLSGGPAGSFKMGGQPGGAMGMFGSMGPLGRSASATTTLLHKPGNSQNTMLLKLLNEKTDDDDVPGAMSNARQSELMRQLKNNDGGHGSGHGSMHRVGAGGNMSNEDLKAMLKIQSDPSLSRKRSLNEPDDDLSSAKRSEDKPSKLCTQNKMLAKLLQNPPKIPKAPNAEQPLQVKTLPDITSSSMSAMTSGSSLSAPGNLISAGSTGPKAAANRNRKQQQQQQQQQQQQQQQQQQQAASNPSQQQPQPNDVYLSQPPHQQPHQPPQLAFQQQQQQLQQLATSASTSITTAASTSAAAAAAAAILGDGDTELSKLLDSVMEYYPDDAPIVANAPSAASAISDIQKSLMLDVESATFGSDLNQHILMSQQQLKDSSVGDPSLLHHQQQQQQAAQQQQQQQQLLALQVAAQQHQQHRQQHLQQPPAYPGMLSLQQQQQNQQQHIMHGRMDAMRNQGFQRPPPMYSARGRGPMNAVATPGGAVLPAQQQLRNMRQQQQLAAAQQKERLLQQQQKQQLLVPENATGINAGLNNIGSLLNTTVAPNVSLSRTNLPADAQLSPGFAQALMQQQLSPGRSTPYSPQPNQGYAPTFPQPGQRLSPQQQQQLNQQQQQQQQNNAQAQQLAYQQQQQQQQQQQVGDGGRSSTPFGSNSGLQSPGMQNSPQQWPTGGAGGGPGGPLPSGNAGRTLQQHNPMLIAQLQGVSPYNARQYQQNQRRGLNSPGAQVGPVGNAAAVALQRQNSFQGQGGGGATTPDGSGGPGVVGFGGPQSPYGGNVNVFQQQQLQRLQRQGSVPQATQHLPAGNGGGGGAGAGGNANSDFVKQELRAVVSVRQQAAAAATGGAGGPGVVAQRGQTPQSPLQQGPVIGGGGGGIVGGPNSTNAMGNVTPTGSNVGNPMLNTPPDQTLGFSFETPDFFTSSATR; via the exons GCTTAGCCCAAGTGACTTACCAGATCATTGGGCCTCAGGTACAGCGAACCCCACGACATCAgcctcaagcagcagcagcagcagcagcagtagcctCCACCACAGCGGAGGCAGCACCGGCGCAAGCGGCAagtacaacagcagcaacatctcCGTGTGCAACCTGCCACGCTCCTCGCCGGCCGCCGCCACAGCAGCCGTCACCCTCTCTGCGGCCGCGGGCGGCAGCAGCCTGCTGAGCGGCCTGCACCACGGCCTGGCGCCCGGCACCCACCCACTGCAGCGCGCAACGGCGGCgagcggaggcggcggcgctGGTGCCGGGGGCGTTGCAGGCGCCTCCACAGCGGCCTCGCTCtcgctccagcagcagcagcatcagcagcagctgcagcagcagcagcaacagcaacagcaggcactgctctaccagcagcagcaccagcaacagcagcagcagcatcacctcAACTCTCATCATTCTCTCCACAAGGCAgcggccgccgccgcagccacGGCCAACATCGCAGCTGCGCTGCAACGCTCGGCCATTATGAATGCGGTGGCGTCGCCGATCTCAGCCAGCAGCGCAGCCAACGCCGCGACGTCAGGCCGGAAGATACGCCGCAAGACGGATTCGAAGGTTAATTTG CCGCAATCACAAATCAACAAATGCAACAATGAGAAGCGGCGTCGCGAGGCGGAAAATGGTTATATCGAGCAGTTGTCGGAGATACTAACGCTGAACAAGCGTGGGGATATGACCTCAACGAAACCGGACAAGGCGGCTATACTGAATCAAGTGGTTCGAACG TATCGTGAAATTTGTGACAAAGGCCAAAATCGTGATATATCCTCAACttcaacaaacaacaacaactccacggcgacaaccaacaacaacacaaacaataataacaacaatagcaacagcaacaacaacaacaacaatagcaaacCACAAACAACCTCAACGCCCCGCTGCAGTCGCTGTGCAACAGACAACTGCTCGATCCATCCGGTGCAACAGGGAGAGGTCTCCTCGACAGAgccaccgctgccactgccactgccggaGCCATCGCTGCTGCTCGGCCAGGTGCCGGAGATCTCCGCCTACTTCGAGGCCCTCGAGCACTACATCAGCGGCGTGGGCTGGGTCCTGCTGCAGGTGAACGCCAACGGCATCATTGAGTCCTGCACGCAGAACATCCGCGAGCTGATCGGCTATGAGAAGCAGGAGCTCTACCACCAGCCCCTCTACATGTACCTCTACGCGGGGGATCACGCCAAGCTAGAGCCGATCATCAACAACATGTACAGTagcggaggtggaggaggagtaggagctgGAGGCAGTGGATCAGccagtggaggtggaggtgggggCTGGGGCGATCTGGATGAGCTGAACAACGGCAACGTGTCGCAGCAGTCGGCGGGGTCCAACTCCAGCTCGGGGAACGCTCAGTCGGGCAAGTCCAAGCGGAGTATCTCCACGAAGGTGCGCATGCTAGTCAAGGACCCGCGAACGGCCACCCAGACGTCGTCCAACTGCGAGGCGGGCATGGAGCAGAAGCCACTGAGGCAGTCCGGGCAGCAGGACAAGTACGAGGAGGTGGTCCTGATAGCGGCCCCCGTGAAGG ACGATGCGGATGCCAGCAGCTCGGTCCTGTGCTTGATCACGCGGCCGGAGGACGAGTCGCCGCTAGAGATCAATATGCAGCAGcacgtgcagcagcagcccatcGAGCAGATGACCTTCAAGCTGGACATCCACGGCAAAATACTCAGCCTCGATCCCACTGCCCTGCGGGAGCCCTTCAAGCAGCACATGCAGACCTGGGTGGGTCGTCTGTGGCAGGACCTGTGCCACCCGCACGACCTCTCCATGCTGAAGTCGCACCTGCGCGACATCCAGGACTCGGCCAGCCCCCACTCACCCGCCAGCGGGGGtcccggctccggctccgtgCACATATCCAATGTGGTGTCGCGTCCGTTCCGCCTGCGCCTGGGTGCCCCCGACGTCTACGTGCATGTGAAGGCCAACTCGAGACTGTTCCTCAACCAGACCCCAGGCGAGGGCGACTTCATCATGTCGGTGCAGACGCTCCTCAACTCAGAGAACGACatgaacagcaacaacacgggagcgggaacgggatcgggaccgggaccggttTCCGGAGCGAGCTCTGGAACGGGACCTGGAGcgagtggcggcggcggcatggGCGGAATGAGCCAGCTGTGCGCTATGTCGCCGGGCCCCTCGCTGGCCAACTCCCTGCTCAACAACCTCTCGATGGACGGGCTGCACAGCAGCTCCACCTCCTCGTCGGCGGCCTCCGCCATGCTGCCCACGTACCTCCTGGGCGGCCTGGTGGGCGGCGGACAGCACAACAACGGGAACGGTAACAGCACGCAGACGACCAATGTGGGCGGGCCGCTCATGAGCAGCGCCATCCACAACGGCACCgggatgcagcagcaacagcagcagcagcggtccTCCTCCGCGGCCAGCTCCTCGGCGGCGAACCTGGTGAACACGTTCACCGCCTCGCCGGCCCCCGGGGAGCACAGCTTCTACGGCAGCGACACCTTCGAATTCGACATTGCACATTCCTCCTTCGACATCGATCCCAgcggcggcgtcggcggctGGACGGACTCGCGTCCGAATTCGCGGGCCTCCGTCGCCACGCCCGTGAGCACGCCGCGACCGCCCTCCGGCCACGGCTTCAGTCCGGCCGTGTGCGCCTCCCCGGCCACGCCCTACCAGCTGTCCTCGCACTCTGCCGCCAGCCTTCCATCGCCACAGTCGAACGCCAGTGCCGGCGGGGGCAACTATGGTTTCAACTTCCCCTCCTTCGAGCCGGGCGACACCAAACCGGAGAAGgatccccagcagcagcagcagggcaacaacagcagtagcggtggccccagcagcaacagcaacccgATGCTGGGAGGCCTTCCGAACGGTGTGGGCGGACTACTCCTctcccaacaacagcagcagcaacaacaagcgcagcagcagcagcaacaacaacagcagacggcgccgcaacagcaacaggaatcCTCGGAGCGACTGCGGCACCTGCTGACAAAGACCAGTAGTCTGGGAGGACTGGGCGATGAGGAGAAG TACTTTAAGCAGGAGAGCAGCGAAGACGAGAAGCTCAGTGGGGGACCCGCTGGCAGCTTCAAGATGGGCGGCCAGCCAGGAGGAGCCATGGGCATGTTTGGGTCCATGGGACCGTTGGGACGCAGTGCAAGCGCCACGACCACACTGCTGCACAAGCCCGGCAACTCACAGAACACCATGCTGCTCAAG CTTCTCAACGAGAAGACAGACGATGATGATGTGCCGGGAGCCATGAGCAATGCCCGCCAGAGCGAACTGATGCGGCAGCTCAAGAACAACGACGGGGGCCATGGGTCCGGCCATGGGTCCATGCACCGAGTGGGCGCCGGCGGGAACATGAGCAACGAGGATCTCAAGGCCATGCTGAAGATCCAGAGCGATCCGTCGCTGAGCCGCAAGCGCTCGCTCAACGAGCCCGACGACGACCTGTCCTCCGCGAAGCGATCCGAGGACAAGCCCAGCAAGCTCTGCACCCAGAACAAGATGCTCGCAAAGCTGCTGCAGAATCCGCCAAAGATACCCAAAGCCCCCAACGCCGAGCAGCCGCTGCAGGTGAAGACGCTGCCCGACATCACCAGCTCCTCGATGTCCGCGATGACCTCGGGCAGCTCCCTCTCCGCCCCCGGCAACCTAATCAGCGCCGGTAGTACTGGACCCAAAGCGGCAGCCAATCGAAACCgcaagcaacaacagcaacagcagcaacagcagcagcagcaacagcagcaacaacaacagcaggcagccagcaatccttcccagcagcagccgcagccaaaCGATGTCTACCTCAGCCAGCCGCCGCACCAGCAGCCGCACCAGCCGCCGCAGCTAGccttccagcagcagcagcagcagctgcaacaactGGCGACCTCAGCATCTACCTCAATTACCACAGCGGCCTCGACCTcggcggctgcagcggcagcggcggccatTCTGGGCGACGGCGACACGGAGTTGTCCAAGCTGCTGGACAGCGTCATGGAATACTATCCGGACGACGCCCCTATTGTGGCAAACGCCCCCTCGGCGGCCTCCGCCATCAGCGACATACAGAAGTCGCTGATGCTCGACGTGGAGTCCGCCACCTTCGGAAGCGACCTGAACCAGCACATCCTCATGAGCCAGCAACAGCTAAAGGATTCAAGTGTGGG AGATCCCAGTCTGCTtcaccatcagcagcaacagcagcaggcggcgcaacagcagcaacaacagcagcagctcttgGCCCTCCAAGTGGCGgcccagcagcaccagcaacaccGGCAGCAGCACCTCCAGCAGCCGCCCGCCTACCCGGGCATGCTcagcctccagcagcagcagcagaaccagcagcagcatatcATGCATGGACGAATGGACGCCATGCGCAACCAGGGCTTCCAGCGACCGCCGCCCATGTATTCTGCTCGTGGTCGCGGCCCCATGAATGCCGTGGCCACGCCCGGCGGTGCTGTGCTGcccgcccagcagcagctccgcaacatgcgacagcagcagcagctggcggcGGCCCAGCAGAAGGAGCGTCtcctgcaacagcagcaaaagcagcagcttCTGGTCCCAGAGAATGCCA CTGGCATCAATGCGGGCCTCAACAACATTGGCTCGCTGCTCAATACCACGGTGGCACCCAATGTCTCCCTCTCGCGCACCAATCTGCCGGCGGACGCTCAGCTCAGTCCGGGCTTTGCCCAGGCACTGATGCAGCAGCAATTGAGTCCCGGACGCAGTACACCCTACAGTCCGCAGCCGAACCAAG GCTATGCTCCGACGTTCCCACAGCCGGGCCAGCGTCTgtcgccgcagcagcaacaacagctcaaccaacagcagcagcagcagcaacagaacaaCGCCCAGGCGCAACAGTTGgcctaccagcagcagcaacaacagcagcagcagcaacaggtgGGCGATGGGGGACGGTCCAGCACGCCGTTCGGCTCCAATTCGGGACTGCAGTCGCCGGGAATGCAAAACAGTCCGCAGCAGTGGCCCACTGGAGGAGCAGGGGGAGGACCGGGAGGTCCGCTGCCCTCCGGCAATGCGGGGCGAacgctgcagcagcacaaTCCCATGCTCATAGCACAGTTGCAG GGCGTCAGTCCGTATAATGCGCGTCAATACCAACAGAACCAGAGACGAGGCCTCAACTCTCCCGGCGCCCAGGTCGGGCCTGTGGGCAatgcggcggcggtggccCTGCAGCGCCAGAACTCGTTCCAGGGCCAGGGCGGCGGCGGTGCGACGACTCCCGATGGCAGCGGCGGACCTGGTGTCGTCGGATTCGGTGGCCCCCAGTCGCCGTACGGCGGCAATGTGAATGtgttccagcagcagcagctgcagcgactCCAGCGCCAGGGAAGCGTCCCGCAGGCCACGCAGCATCTGCCAG CTGGAAAcggaggaggcggtggcgcaggagctggaggcaaTGCAAATTCCGATTTCGTCAAGCAGGAGCTCCGGGCGGTGGTCAGTgtgaggcagcaggcggctgcggcggccaCTGGAGGCGCCGGCGGGCCCGGAGTCGTGGCACAGCGCGGCCAGACGCCGCAGAGTCCGCTGCAGCAGGGACCAGTGatcggcggcggaggcggcggcattGTCGGTGGCCCCAATAGTACAAATGCCATGGGCAATGTCACGCCCACGGGCAGTAATGTCGGCAACCCTATGCTCAATACGCCGCCGGATCAAACGctgggcttcagcttcgagACGC CGGACTTCTTCACCAGCAGTGCCACGAGGTGA